In Alteromonas sp. RKMC-009, the genomic stretch AATCAGAGCGGGTAACTCCTGCGTGACATAGTCATACATGTGATAATGTTCATTCCAGGGTGCCTGTGTCGCATTAACATAAAAGCCGGCCCCTTTACCCATGTCATAGGCTTTGTCTGCATCGTCAGGCACATCATCTCCCCTGGGGCTTGTGTCCGGTGCCACGATCGCCATACCCAGCTCGGCAGCCATCTTCATTGCGCCGGCTTTCTGCATGAAGTTTTCATCAGTACAGGTTAATCCTGACAGCCAGTATAAAACCGGAACGGGATTTTCTGCGCTGGCAAAAGGCGGCAGATAAACCGCAAAGGTCATTTCACAATTTGTTGTTTTTGCTGCATGGCGGTAGCGGCAATGACGTCCACCAAATGCACGATTTTCACTGATTAATTCCATATTTTTCTCTATTGTGCTGCCAAATTACGTGTAAATCCTTATTTCCCGGTATAGGGTGTATCGGATTTTAGATCAACATCGTTTACACTAAGCACCAAAATTCAGAGGTGAATGACGATGCTTAAAGCTGTTGGCTATCATTTGCGTGGCACTGTGTCAGTGCTGGGCTATTTTTTCAATACGGTTTTCTGGTTTATCCCTATTTTTATACTATCCCTGTTAAAACTGCCACCGGTGCAGTGGTGGCGGCGAATTGTGTCTTATCCTCTGGATGCCTGTGCGACAGCATGGATAACCGTGAATAATCTCAACCAGCGTCTGCTCAGCCGCACCCGCTGGTCTGTTAACGGCATCAGCAGCCTGGCCCCTGACGACTGGTATCTGGTGATCGCCAATCATCAGTCCTGGGTCGACATTCTGGTGTTACAGCGTATTTTCAACCGTAAAATACCGTTTCTCAAATTCTTTCTGAAACAGGAACTTATCTGGGTACCAGTGCTTGGTCTGGCCTGGTGGGCGCTGGATTTTCCGTTTATGCGCCGCTACAGCAAATCGTTTCTGGCGAAAAACCCGCATCTTAAAGGCAAAGATATGGAAACCACCCGTAAAGCCTGCGAGAAGTTTAAGTCGAAGCCGGTAAGCATCATGAATTTTGTAGAAGGCACCCGTTTTACAAAAAGTAAGCATGACAGACAAGCCTCGCCCTTTACCCACCTGCTCAAGCCGAAAGCCGGCGGTGTTGCCTTCGTACTCAGCGCCATGGGCGAACAACTGCACAAGCTGATCGATGTCACTATCGACTACCCTGCAGGCGTACCAAGTTACTGGGATTTCGTGTGCGGTAAAGTAAAAGAAATTCGCGTAAATGTGTCGGTAATGCCTATCAAAGATATTGTGCAGGGCGGATTTTTCAACGACACCTACTTCACTGATCCCGCGCAAAAAGCCCGTTTTCAGCAATGGCTGAATGAACGCTGGCAACAGAAAGACCAGCACCTGGCTGCATTAAACTCAACACAGGCTCCGCTATGAGAAAGTTACTGGCGCCCCTGATATTTGTTATTCACACGCCGTTGCAAATTATCAATCTGGGGTTCTGGGCGTCGATTATTATCAGTTGCGGACTGCTTAAGCTGGTGCTTCCGGTACCGGCCATCCGTCATTTGCTGATGGGCTTTATGCATTTTGCTATGCAGTGTTTTGGTTGCATCAGTGTATTACTGATCAAATTGTTTAATCCGGTAAAAGTGATTTATCGCATCGACGGCTCATTATCTGTGGAGAACTGGTATCTGCTGATTGCTAATCACTTAAGTTACCTCGATATCATTCTGCTTATCGACTTTTCCCGCAAACGTATTCCGCCGCCCAAGTTCTTTCTTAAACAGGAACTGATTTGGCTGCCTTTCGTCGGTCTGGGCGCATGGGCGCTGGATATGCCGTTTATGAAACGGTATTCGCGGTCTTATCTGGAGAAATATCCTCACAAAAAGGGGCAGGATATTGAAACCACCCGCCGCTCCTGTGAGAAGTATAAAACCTCGCCCACAACGGTCATCAATTTCGTCGAGGGCACACGCTTCACCCGCGCGAAACACCAGCTCAGAAAAAGCCAGTTTGCCCATTTACTGCCACCAAAAGCAGGGGGAATTGCCTTTACACTTGCTACCATGGGCGATCTTTTTACCAATCTGCTGGATATATCGTTATTGTACCCTGATAACGAAGCCCATCCGATGATGTCCATGCTGAGCGGCCAGATGACCCGCATCATTATAGACGTCAACGTACTGACCGTACCGGTGGAAGCGCAGGGAGATTACTTTGCCGACGATTCATTCCGGAGCCGGTTCCAGCACTGGCTGAATGAATTGTGGACAAATAAAGACAGCAGGATTAATCAGTTACTGGAGCCCTGAACGTGCAGATTGCATCTTCAATCAGAGACACCTTTGTACACACTGTAAAAGACATATTTCCGGACCTCACCACAGATACCCTTTTATACAACACCCTTGCGATCTCCGGCATTCTGCTGGTCGCAGCGGTGTTTTATATTGTCAGTCGTATACTGCTGAAAGTGCAGATCGCCATGCTGGTGAAACGCAGTAAAAACAGCTGGGACGACGCATTACTGAATCACGGTTTCTTCCGGCGGTTAACGCACCTTGTTCCGGCCATTGTGATTTTTCTGCTGACGCCGGTACTTATCAATGAAGAAAACCTGTTACACGGGTTCATGATAAAAACCTCCATGCTGTACATGATGATTACAGCGCTTATCGGCTTATTTGCCTTGCTGAACACGATTCAGGATGTGTATAACGCATCTTATCTGGCCAAACGGGCATCAATAACCGGCTTCATTCAGGTCGCCAAACTCTTCTTCTCAGTCATCGTATTGTTGCTGTGTGTTTCACTGATTGTCGACAAGAACCCGCTGCTGATCATGTCAGGCCTGACTGCACTGGCCGCGGTACTGTTACTCATTTTCCGTGACACCATTTTAGGCTTTGTGGCAGGTATTC encodes the following:
- a CDS encoding acyltransferase, yielding MRKLLAPLIFVIHTPLQIINLGFWASIIISCGLLKLVLPVPAIRHLLMGFMHFAMQCFGCISVLLIKLFNPVKVIYRIDGSLSVENWYLLIANHLSYLDIILLIDFSRKRIPPPKFFLKQELIWLPFVGLGAWALDMPFMKRYSRSYLEKYPHKKGQDIETTRRSCEKYKTSPTTVINFVEGTRFTRAKHQLRKSQFAHLLPPKAGGIAFTLATMGDLFTNLLDISLLYPDNEAHPMMSMLSGQMTRIIIDVNVLTVPVEAQGDYFADDSFRSRFQHWLNELWTNKDSRINQLLEP
- a CDS encoding acyltransferase, producing the protein MLKAVGYHLRGTVSVLGYFFNTVFWFIPIFILSLLKLPPVQWWRRIVSYPLDACATAWITVNNLNQRLLSRTRWSVNGISSLAPDDWYLVIANHQSWVDILVLQRIFNRKIPFLKFFLKQELIWVPVLGLAWWALDFPFMRRYSKSFLAKNPHLKGKDMETTRKACEKFKSKPVSIMNFVEGTRFTKSKHDRQASPFTHLLKPKAGGVAFVLSAMGEQLHKLIDVTIDYPAGVPSYWDFVCGKVKEIRVNVSVMPIKDIVQGGFFNDTYFTDPAQKARFQQWLNERWQQKDQHLAALNSTQAPL